Proteins encoded together in one Vigna angularis cultivar LongXiaoDou No.4 chromosome 5, ASM1680809v1, whole genome shotgun sequence window:
- the LOC108324453 gene encoding uncharacterized protein LOC108324453: MAPRLPPPPQPNESDATNNARLLETVIDRLQQQNTTLIEQNAALMRQNQEAMQSLEASRVNSEATQRQLMDILAATKGTPGASSSNTAHHAEWSLESFLQHHPAKFHGKGLPDEADQWLRDMERIYDAKRCPDDSRLAFTEYLLTGEASHWWSSVKMLLTEAQSPISWEVFRTKFYEEYFPDSVRFAKEVEFLQLIQGSMSVSEYTNKFKHLVRFNTMATNEEWQCRKFENGLRSDLKVLISCLCIRSFPAMVERAKVLEKNVAEAEQQKKQQVIRGPVLSRGATNVRRSPYVRPAQSPSGSQALVTVGQSGQPRSLTCYQCGGPHYRWACPQLSGGKYCTRCRQNGHLENECNMGGRAAMRPPNAGRAQQGRGGRAQATGRVYAITGAEAARSGTLITSTCLLYGKPCGVLYDSGATHSFISKECVEKLGLVESELQFDLVVSTPAAGGIKTSTICVRCPIEVEGRRFKVNLICLPLQDLEVILGMDWLATNRILIDCGKKELVFPGEEEEELSVDRGQLKEDIMEGASCFLIMTYEDNEVERSSNDESSGGRTVVDDFPDVFPDEVPGLPPVREVEFTIDLVTTAAPISVQPYRMAPAELAELKMQIEELMDKKFIRPSVSPWGAPVLLVKKKDGSSRLCIDYRQLNKLTIKNKYPLPRIDDLLDQLQGACVFSKIDLRSGYHQIRVKERDIHKTAFRSRYGHYEYVVMPFGVTNAPAIFMDYMNRIFRPYLDKFVVVFIDDILIYSKSFDEHEDHLRIVLSVLREKELYAKRSKCEFWMKEIQFLGHVVSAGGIAVDPAKVKAVLDWESPRSVTEVRSFVGLAGYYRRFIEGFSKIVAPLTYLTRKDQPFAWTDRCEESFQELKKKLTSAPVLVIPDTAKPFEVYCDASYQGLGCVLMQERKVVAYASRQLKVHEKNYPTHDLELAAVVFALKIWRHHLRWLEFLKDYEFELLYHPGKANVVADALSRRTVRVSAMMVKELSLVESFRDLRLQFDLGANVIRCCTLRLSSDVFDRIRVKQREDEELAKILSTLGTDQAKGFNIGTDDLLRYMDRTCVPNDGELKRIILEEGHHSPCKGRTPKTRWIAAAIGDSRMEVG; encoded by the exons ATGGCTCCTAGACTTCCTCCTCCACCACAGCCTAACGAGTCTGACGCTACTAATAATGCCAGACTGCTGGAGACAGTCATCGATAGGCTGCAACAACAGAATACGACCCTAATAGAGCAGAACGCCGCCTTGATGAGGCAAAATCAGGAAGCcatgcagagtttggaggcTTCGCGCGTCAACTCTGAAGCGACGCAGAGACAATTGATGGATATTCTGGCCGCTACCAAAGGCACACCAGGAGCCTCTTCTTCTAATACTGCACATCATGCCGAGTGGAGCTTGGAAAGCTTCTTGCAACATCACCCTGCCAAGTTCCATGGAAAGGGGCTTCCGGATGAAGCGGATCAATGGCTAAGGGACATGGAGAGAATTTATGATGCCAAAAGGTGCCCAGACGACAGCCGTTTGGCATTTACCGAATACTTGTTAACGGGAGAAGCTAGCCATTGGTGGTCAAGTGTGAAGATGTTGTTGACTGAAGCTCAAAGTCCCATCTCTTGGGAAGTGTTTAGGACCAAATTCTATGAAGAATATTTCCCGGACAGTGTGCGGTTTGCAAAGGAGGTGGAGTTCCTTCAATTGATTCAGGGTAGTATGTCCGTCTCGGAGTACACCAACAAATTTAAACACCTGGTCCGTTTTAATACCATGGCAACAAATGAAGAATGGCAATGCAGGAAGTTTGAGAACGGACTGAGGAGTGACTTGAAAGTGTTAATATCCTGCCTGTGCATTAGGTCGTTCCCTGCTATGGTTGAAAGAGCAAAGGTACTGGAGAAAAATGTTGCTGAGGCCGAGCAACAGAAGAAACAGCAAGTGATTAGGGGGCCGGTTTTATCCAGAGGTGCAACGAACGTGAGAAGGTCCCCATACGTTCGTCCAGCTCAATCTCCTAGCGGATCACAAGCCTTAGTCACTGTCGGCCAATCTGGACAGCCAAGGAGCTTGACTTGTTATCAGTGTGGAGGACCGCACTATCGGTGGGCTTGTCCACAGTTATCAGGAGGAAAATATTGTACTCGTTGCAGGCAGAATGGGCACTTGGAGAACGAGTGCAATATGGGAGGACGTGCGGCAATGAGGCCGCCGAACGCTGGAAGAGCCCAACAAGGAAGAGGTGGACGTGCGCAAGCTACAGGAAGAGTTTATGCAATCACGGGTGCTGAAGCTGCTCGTTCAGGTACACTCATCACCAGCACTTGCTTATTGTATGGAAAGCCTTGCGGTGTgctgtatgattcgggggcaactcattccttcatctcgaaggagTGCGTTGAGAAACTGGGGTTAGTGGAGAGTGAAttacagttcgacttggtggtgtcaaccccagcggctggtgggATCAAGACGTCTACAATTTGTGTAAGATGTCCGATAGAAGTTGAGGGGCGTAGATTTAAGGTTAACCTCATTTGTTTACCCCTTCAAGACTTAGAAGTAATTTTggggatggattggttggctaccaATCGGATTCTCATTGATTGTGGGAAGAAGGAGTTAGTCTTCCCAggtgaagaagaggaggagttATCTGTTGATCGCGGTCAGTTGAAGGAGGACATCATGGAAGGAGCGAGCTGTTTTCTGATCATGACGTATGAAGACAACGaagtggagcgttcgtccaatgatgAAAGCAGTGGAGGACGAACGGTAGTGGATGACTTTCCGGACGTCTTTCCGGATGAAGTCCCTGGTCTACCTCCCGTTCGTGAGGTCGAATTCACGATCGACCTGGTGACAACTGCTGCACCCATCTCGGTTCAACCTTATAGGATGGCACCAGCCGAGTTGGCCGAGCTAAAAATGCAGATTGAAGAATTGATGGATAAGAAGTTCATCAGGCCGAGCGTTTCACCATGGGGAGCACCTGTGTTGTTggtcaagaagaaggatggcagctctcggctcTGCATTGATTATAGGCAACTtaataagctgaccatcaagaacaagtatccactGCCAAGGATAGACGACCTACTGGATCAGTTGCAAGGTGCGTGCGTGTTTTCAAAGATTGATCTACGTTCGGGCTATCATCAAATTAGAGTGAAGGAGAGAGATATTCATAAGACTGCATTTCGGTCTCGTTATGGTCATTATGAATACGTGGTGATGCCCTTTGGGGTGACGAACGCACCTGCAATCttcatggattatatgaacCGGATCTTCAGACCGTACCTGGACAAATTTGTAGTGGTGTTTATTGATGACATCCTTATCTATTCCAAGAGCTTTGATGAGCATGAAGACCACTTGAGAATCGTGTTGAGCGTGTTGAGGGAAAAAGAATTGTATGCCAAGCGTTcaaagtgtgaattctggatgaaggaaatCCAATTCTTGGGGCACGTCGTTTCTGCAGGTGGTATTGCAGTGGATCCAGCCAAGGTGAAAGCAGTGCTGGATTGGGAGAGCCCACGTTCGGTCACAGAGGTTAGAAGCTTCGTGGGgctcgcgggctactataggcggTTCATTGAGGGattctctaagatagtagccCCTCTGACTTATCTCACCAGGAAGGATCAGCCGTTCGCCTGGACTGATCGTTGTGAGGAGAGCTTCCAggaattgaagaagaaattgaCGAGCGCCCCAGTGTTGGTCATTCCAGACACGGCCAAACCTTTTGAGGTGTATTGTGATGCGTCGTATCAAGGTTTGGGTTGCGTATTGATGCAGGAAAGGAAGGTAGTGGCGTACGCTTCTAGGCAATTGAAGGTCCACGAGAAGAATTACCCCACACACGACTTAGAGTTGGCAGCAGTCGTGTTTGCACTTAAGATTTGGAGGCATCATCT gaggtggCTTGAATTCTTGAAAGACTATGAGTTCGAGCTGTTGTATCATCCTGGAAAAGCTAATGTGGTGGCGGACGCTTTGAGTAGGAGGACAGTAAGGGTCTCGGCAATGATGGTGAAAGAGCTGAGCTTGGTGGAAAGttttagagatctaaggttgcAGTTCGACTTAGGAGCGAACGTTATTAGATGCTGTACCCTTAGACTTTCCAGTGATGTGTTTGATCGGATTAGAGTGAAACAGCGTGAAGATGAAGAATTGGCAAAGATATTGAGTACGCTCGGCACAGATCAGGCTAAGGGATTCAATATTGGAACGGACGATTTACTGCGCTATATGGATAGAACGTGCGTTCCAAACGACGGCGAACTGAAGAGAATCATCCtggaggaaggacatcacagcc CGTGCAAAGGCCGAACACCAAAGACCAGGTGGATTGCTGCAGCCATTGGAGattccagaatggaagtgggatag
- the LOC128196660 gene encoding uncharacterized protein LOC128196660 has translation MAPRLPPPPQPNEPDASNNARLLETVIDRLQQQNTTLMEQNATLMQQNQSAMQSLEASRANSETTQRQLMEILAATRHHSGASSSNAAPPIAEWSLESFLQHHPAKFSGKGLPDEADQWLRDIEKIFNAKRCPDENRLAYAEYLLTGEASHWWSSARAILTDAQQPITWEVFRNKFYEEYFPDSVRFAKEVEFLQLVQGNMSVSEYTNKFKHLVRFNTMATSEVWHCRKFENELRSDLKVLISSLCIRTFPAMVERAKVLEKNMAEAEQQKKQQTSRGPVMSRPNVYRNRTPYARLAQSSGSQSMVVTGQANQQGPVRCFQCGGPHFRSSCPQLVGGKYCTRCKRNGHLENECNMGERAVMRPPNAGRTQQGRGGRAQAVGRVYAITGAEAANSDCGAKKLIFPEECEEELGLTLSQIKEDIMEGASCFLIMTHEDRELADKSFERSFNKYAEGRTIVDEFPDVFPDEVPGLPPVREVEFTIDLVTTAAPISVQPYRMAPAELVELKKQIEELMDKRFIRPSLNKLTIKNKYPLPRIDDLLDQLHGASVFSKIDLRSGYHQIRVKEGDIQKTAFRSRYGHYEYVVMPFGVTNAPAVFMDYMNRIFRPYLDKFVVVFIDDILIYSKSCEEHEEHLRVVLGVLREKELYAKLSKCEFWMKEVQFLGHVVSAGGISVDPAKVRAVLDWESPRSLTRKDHPFAWTDRCESSFQELKQKLTSAPVLVIPDTAKPFEVYCDASHQGLECVLMQEKQAVAYASR, from the exons atggcacctagactccctcctccacccCAACCTAACGAGCCTGAtgcgtccaacaacgctaggttgttggagacaGTGATAGACCGCTTACAGCAGCAGAACACGACACTGATGGAACAAAATGCCACTCTAATGCAGCAGAATCAGAGTGCCATGCAGAGTTTGGAAGCTTCACGTGCCAACTCTGAAACTACACAAAGACAACTAATGGAGATCTTAGCAGCGACTAGGCATCATTCAGGGGCGTCTTCTTCCAACGCTGCCCCGCCTATTGCCgaatggagcttggagagtttcctccaacaccatcctGCTAAGTTCAGTGGAAAGGGTCTCCCAGACGAAGCGGACCAGTGGTTGAGGGATATAGAGAAGATCTTCAATGCCAAACGATGCCCGGATGAAAACAGATTGGCGTACGCTGAGTATTTACTGACTGGAGAAGCGAGCCATTGGTGGTCGAGCGCTAGAGCTATTCTTACGGACGCGCAACAACCGATCACCTGGGAAGTATTTAGAAACAAATTTTATGAGGAATACTTCCCTGACAGCGTACGGTTTGCAAAGGAGGTAGAATTCCTACAATTGGTTCAAGGAAATATGTCCGTCTCGGAGTACACCAATAAATTCAAACATCTCGTCAGATTCAATACTATGGCCACAAGTGAAGTGTGGCATTGTAGAAAATTTGAGAACGAATTGAGGAGTGATCTCAAGGTTTTAATTTCCAGTCTATGTATCCGGACGTTCCCAGCCATGGTTGAGAGGGCTAAGGTACTTGAGAAAAATATGGCTGAGGCGGAACAACAGAAGAAACAACAGACGTCGAGAGGACCAGTTATGTCGAGACCCAATGTGTATAGGAACAGGACCCCATACGCTCGTCTAGCCCAGTCGAGTGGTTCACAATCTATGGTAGTTACTGGACAAGCCAATCAACAAGGACCGGTCAGATGTTTTCAGTGCGGAGGACCTCATTTCAGATCTTCATGCCCTCAGTTGGTTGGAGGGAAATATTGCACTCGTTGTAAAAGAAATGGTCACTTGGAGAACGAGTGTAATATGGGCGAACGTGCAGTGATGAGGCCGCCGAACGCTGGAAGGACTCAGCAAGGAAGAGGTGGACGAGCCCAAGCTGTAGGGCGAGTATATGCGATCACTGGTGCAGAAGCAGCGAATTCAG attgtgggGCTAAGAAACTAATTTTTCCTGAGGAATGTGAAGAAGAGTTGGGACTGACGCTCAGTCAAATTAAAGAAGATATAATGGAAGGCGCCAGTTGCTTCTTAATCATGACGCATGAAGACCGAGAGCTGGCGGATAAGagttttgaacgttcgttcaataAGTACGCTGAAGGACGAACGATTGTGGACGAATTCCCGGACGTTTTCCCGGATGAGGTGCCTGGATTGCCTCCCGTTCGTGAAGTTGAATTTACCATAGATTTGGTAACTACTGCGGCTCCTATATCCGTTCAACCGTATAGAATGGCACCCGCTGAATTGGTGGAGCTTAAAAAGCAAATAGAAGAGTTGATGGACAAGAGGTTCATCCGTCCAAGC ttgaataagctgaccatcaagaataaATACCCACTGCCTCGCATTGACGATCTACTGGACCAGTTGCATGGAGCGAGCGTTTTCTCTAAGATAGACTTGAGATCGGGCTATCACCAGATTCGGGTCAAGGAAGGAGACATTCAGAAGACAGCCTTCCGTTCACGTTATGGACACTATGAGTACGTGGTCATGCCGTTCGGTGTGACGAACGCTCCAGCAGtcttcatggactacatgaaccgTATATTCAGGCCGTATTTGGACAAATTCGTGGTGGTGTTTAttgatgatattctcatctactccaagagTTGTGAAGAGCATGAGGAACACTTAAGGGTGGTACTTGGAGTGTTGAGAGAAAAGGAGTTATACGCTAAGTTGTCTAAGTGCGAATTCTGGATGAAAGAAGTGCAATTTTTGGGTCACGTCGTGTCCGCTGGTGGAATTTCAGTTGATCCGGCTAAGGTGCGAGCGGTCTTGGATTGGGAGAGCCCTCGTTCG CTGACCAGGAAGGATCACCCATTCGCTTGGACCGATAGATGTGAATCCAGTTTCCAAGAGTTGAAGCAGAAGctgacgagcgctccagtatTAGTAATTCCGGACACTGCCAAACCTTTTGAAGTTTACTGTGACGCATCTCACCAAGGTTTGGAGTGCGTTCTTATGCAAGAGAAGCAGGCAGTGGCGTACGCCTCACGGTAG
- the LOC108320279 gene encoding CST complex subunit CTC1 isoform X3 — MDDANATVTTLAELLQSPRPLTATAHSVFSSTPPPHRSTTCCVLTALPRSTVLVGTLTLPALSAPCSCLRFSDASATLCCDLLRFRPAALNREIRVTAWNFIPFKRHGCDVAHGLLEIINWRFSGTNQGSNAGDSLPLAPNCVRQSGARMRSLHGVVESVGPLFVVQCTMAASTSGLNSGSKVNLPGFSVQLMCCECRFCCSKEVLIGKLNESRKGHSFTKMEIVYFCGSASSWHPAITKLIDKRIVVSGLKKKLVYLTKEESREMYVTKDESALHVGSCSEKCMPSLKSEIKGKGECGSYIGVVKGAYMQGMVLELDHDVWLLLTDQLHTSMHGLRVGSILSVRNVHIVNPHFSWTKIIILGACIKTSIIVQSFSPCQTVVLLLVSSFRKKFDGILSDKEILGSKHKEGLVQMYASSLFPWSIFQTQVIPISIFICHCIHTLLRIMKSENHCKLLPIGNQFSILSREARYNGRSLRRIIQSEDVGVVLLGYLKVDPSTRRLHLVDATGGVDIVIPDLPLTWNPNEIYEVTEYEVFMDKIDEPVDQIERLGSESLSCRTIFNCSKAKRELSTPFFVCCHWKNVKCRNIPLYSCINSKNESETLEPGSYHMLRVSHKFPLQEKINVKDLLKYFDVIKEELFCY; from the exons ATGGACGACGCAAACGCTACGGTGACGACTCTAGCGGAACTCCTTCAGTCTCCTCGCCCTCTCACTGCCACTGCCCATTCCGTCTTCTCTTCCACGCCCCCGCCGCATCGCTCCACCACCTGCTGTGTCCTTACAGCTCTTCCCCGCTCAACCGTCCTCGTCGGAACCCTAACCCTCCCCGCCCTCTCCGCTCCCTGCTCCTGCCTCCGCTTCTCCGACGCCTCCGCTACCCTCTGCTGCGACCTCCTCCGTTTCCGCCCCGCCGCTCTGAACAGGGAAATACGCGTCACCGCCTGGAATTTCATTCCCTTCAAGCGCCACGGCTGCGATGTCGCCCACGGCCTATTAGAGATTATCAATTGGCGCTTCTCCGGCACCAACCAAGGGTCCAACGCTGGGGATTCGCTTCCGCTGGCGCCGAATTGTGTCCGACAATCCGGTGCCAGAATGAGAAGCCTCCACGGTGTGGTGGAGTCCGTTGGTCCCCTCTTTGTCGTGCAGTGCACCATGGCGGCTAGTACCTCTGGCTTGAATTCAGGCTCTAAGGTGAACCTGCCAGGGTTTTCAGTGCAATTGATGTGTTGTGAGTGTAGGTTTTGTTGTTCCAAGGAGGTTTTGATTGGCAAATTGAATGAGAGTAGGAAGGGACACTCTTTTACCAAAATGGAGATTGTGTATTTTTGTGGCAGTGCTTCCTCTTGGCACCCTGCAATCACCAAGCTAATTGACAAACGCATTGTGGTGTCTGGTTTGAAGAAGAAGCTAGTTTACCTGACGAAGGAGGAGTCTCGAGAGATGTATGTGACTAAAGATGAGTCGGCTCTGCATGTTGGGTCTTGTTCGGAGAAATGCATGCCAAGCCTGAAGAGTGAGATCAAGGGAAAGGGTGAATGTGGTTCTTATATTGGTGTAGTTAAAGGTGCGTACATGCAAGGGATGGTTCTGGAGTTGGACCATGATGTGTGGCTTCTTTTAACTGATCAACTGCATACCTCGATGCATGGTCTGAGAGTTGGCTCCATT TTATCTGTAAGAAATGTGCATATTGTGAATCCGCACTTTTCGtggacaaaaataattattcttggGGCCTGCATCAAGACCAGCATTATTGTGCAATCCTTCTCCCCGTGCCAAACTGT GGTATTACTTCTTGTCtcaagcttccggaaaaagtTTGATGGTATATTATCTGACAAGGAGATTTTGGGATCAAAACAT AAAGAAGGGCTAGTTCAGATGTATGCTAGTTCACTTTTCCCTTGGTCAATATTTCAAACTCAG GTAATACCGATCTCTATCTTCATTTGTCACTGTATACACACCTTGCTAAGAATTATGAAGTCGGAAAATCACTGTAAATTATTGCCTATTGGCAACCAGTTCAGTATTTTATCACGTGAAGCAAGATATAATGGTAGATCACTTAGGAGGATCATTCAAAGTGAAGATGTAGGTGTTGTTTTGCTTGGGTACCTTAAG GTTGATCCATCGACTAGAAGACTGCATCTGGTTGATGCAACTGGTGGTGTTGATATTGTTATACCAGACCTTCCCTTAACTTGGAACCCCAACGAaatatatgag GTGACGGAATATGAGGTTTTTATGGACAAAATAGACGAACCTGTGGATCAGATTGAAAGGCTTGGGAGTGAGTCATTATCATGTAGAACAATCTTTAATTGCTCCAAAGCAAAAAGAGAATTAAGCACTCCATTTTTTGTTTGCTGTCATTGGAAGAATGTTAAATGCAGAAACATTCCCCTTTACTCATGCATAAATAGTAAGAATGAAAGTGAGACACTAGAGCCTGGATCCTACCATATGCTTAGAGTATCTCACAAATTTCCTCTTCAAGAAAAG